In the Campylobacter sputorum subsp. sputorum genome, CTAAAACCGATTTAAAGAAATTTCTAAATGAGTAAAATTACTTTTGTGTGTGGTAAATCCACACACTTTATATAAGCCAAACTTTTAATTTGTGTGTTTTTATAGAATTTGGTATATTATCGCCAAAACATATCTCATATAGTTCTTTTAAGCTTAATACATAAAAGTTCCCAAATTCTCTGTTTGTTTGAGCTTGAAGTTTTTTAGAGCAAGTATCAAAAAGATAAAAACTAATTTCATCATTTACTACCATAAAATCAGCACCATTATCTATTGCATCAAGCATTATATCCCCTGCTATATTATAAGCCATTTGTGGCTCCAAGCTTAATATATTTGATATATCTGGAAATTTATCCATATCAAAGTTTATATTTTTTGCACCTAGCATTTTTGTAAATTTAAAGATATCATCTTTTTTTTGCGAGTATACTGCTATATTAAAATCATTAAGTTTATGTTTAAAATCTTTTTTCTCAGTCGATAAACACTCCTTTTCATTTTGATGTATGAAATTTGAGCTTGTAATATGTGGTGGTTTTATTTCGAGATATAACGATGATTCTTTTAGGCGTTGTTTTAGTGTATGTATGATATTTTCTACATTTAAAACATCGTTAAATATATATTTTGATATATCTATGTGATGATAAATTCCGTTTTCGCAATTGTTTATGATTTTTAAAAACTCTTTTTGTTTTTGTGGATATTTTTTTATCATTTCATTTACAAATACAAATGCACTTTCTGCTATATAATCATCTTTATAAGCTCTTAATGGAGATGCATAGTATAGCCATTGCAAACTTTTATAAAATTCAAAATCTTCTTTGTCGCAAAATGGAGAAAATTTATCAAAATGAGCCATAAAATCATCATCATTTATTTTTAAATCTTTATAAACTCTAAGAGTGCTAAGTGGTTCTATGGTTATGCTTTTTCCAAAATGACTTATAATGTTTTGAATATTTTCGTTTATATTTACACAGATATTTGAGATTTTTACATGAGTTGTATTATCAAATTCAAAGTAAGGATCTTGTTTTTTTATCTCTTCAAACATTTCTTTTAAAGTAGTAAAATATATGTCTTTAAATTCATAAGGCTTATAGTATCTTAATATATCTTTTTTAGCATCAAATCTAAACATATAAACTTCAATCATATTTATCCTTTTTTTATATGATTTTATTCAAATTTAACTTAAATTGATTTTATGAAGCCATGTTTAAATAATTTTTTTATAAAATATCAAACTATGGATAAAGAAAAATTTATAATATCTCATTTTAAAAGTAAATTTATAGGCGATGATTGTGCTGTTGTTGGGAATTTAGTTTATGCCAAAGATTTGTTTTGCGAAAATTCACACTTTAAAAGAGGTTGGCTAAGTCATAAGGAAATTGCGTATAAATCAATGATTGTAAATATTTCTGATATCATAGTTATGAATGCTTTGCCAAAATATGCTTTAATAGGACTTAGTGTTCCCAAAAATATAAAAAAAGACGATATAAATGCTCTTTATGATGGATTTAACAAGGCTTGTAGGGAATTTAATATAGAGATAATAGGCGGAGATACGATAAGTAGTGATTTGCTTAGTATATCTGTAACCATGATAGGAGAGCTTATTTCAAAGCCAACTATGAGAAAAAATCTTAAAATAGGAGATATTTTGTGCTTTACGGGTAAGCTTGGATCATCTTTAAAATCCTTACAAATACTTCAAAGACTTGGAAAACCCAACTTTAAATCAAGATTTTTTAAGCCTATTTTAAGAGATAAGTTTTTTTATAAATCTAGTAAATTTATAAATGCAGCTATGGATATAAGCGATGGTTTAAGTAGAGATTTAGAGCGTTTGGCTGATATAAATGGTGTAAATTTTAAATTTATTAAAAAACTTAGTAAATTTGAATTAAGAAGTGGCGAAGAGTATGAGATACTTTTTAGTGTAGAAAAAAGAAAATTAAATAGAGTTTTAAATGAGGCTAAAAAAGCTAGGATAAAAGTAACGCCATTTGCAAAAGTTATAAAAGGAAGATATAAAAGATATGGAAAAACAGAACATTTTTAATAAGATATATATATTGAATCATTCGCCTATAAATGCATATTTTTCTAAAAATTCAAGCGATTTTGTTGTTAGAGAAGTGCCTCTTTATGAGTGGAGCGGTGATGGAGAACATCTCATAGTTGAAATTCAAAAAAAAGATCTTACAACTTATGATGCTTTGCATTTATTGAGCGAAGTAAGTGGCGTAAAAATGCGAGATTTTGGTTATGCCGGATTAAAAGATAAAGAGGGGATGACAACTCAGTTTATATCAATGCCTAGAAAATTTGAAAAAACATTAGAAAATTTTTCGCATGAAAAGATGAAAGTATTAAGTTTAAATTGTCATAACAACAAGCTTAGAATAGGGCATTTAAAAGGAAATAATTTTTTTATAAAACTAAAAAAAGTAAATCCAATAGAAGCACAAAAACTCTCAAATGCACTTACTACTCTTGATAAGATAGGTTTTGCAAATTATTTTGGTTATCAAAGATTTGGTAAATTTGGCGATAATGCAAACGAGGGCAGGGCGATATTAAGCGGAGAAAAAAAGATAAAAAATCCTAAAATTTCAAAACTTATGATTTCGGCATATCAAAGCGATCTTTTTAATTCTTGGTTGTCTAAAAGAGTTGAAATTTCAAAATTTTGTTCCGAGTTTAGCCAAAAAGAGATTGCAGATATTTATAAATTTGATAAAGATGTTATT is a window encoding:
- a CDS encoding HdrB C-terminal domain-containing protein yields the protein MIEVYMFRFDAKKDILRYYKPYEFKDIYFTTLKEMFEEIKKQDPYFEFDNTTHVKISNICVNINENIQNIISHFGKSITIEPLSTLRVYKDLKINDDDFMAHFDKFSPFCDKEDFEFYKSLQWLYYASPLRAYKDDYIAESAFVFVNEMIKKYPQKQKEFLKIINNCENGIYHHIDISKYIFNDVLNVENIIHTLKQRLKESSLYLEIKPPHITSSNFIHQNEKECLSTEKKDFKHKLNDFNIAVYSQKKDDIFKFTKMLGAKNINFDMDKFPDISNILSLEPQMAYNIAGDIMLDAIDNGADFMVVNDEISFYLFDTCSKKLQAQTNREFGNFYVLSLKELYEICFGDNIPNSIKTHKLKVWLI
- a CDS encoding thiamine-phosphate kinase — translated: MDKEKFIISHFKSKFIGDDCAVVGNLVYAKDLFCENSHFKRGWLSHKEIAYKSMIVNISDIIVMNALPKYALIGLSVPKNIKKDDINALYDGFNKACREFNIEIIGGDTISSDLLSISVTMIGELISKPTMRKNLKIGDILCFTGKLGSSLKSLQILQRLGKPNFKSRFFKPILRDKFFYKSSKFINAAMDISDGLSRDLERLADINGVNFKFIKKLSKFELRSGEEYEILFSVEKRKLNRVLNEAKKARIKVTPFAKVIKGRYKRYGKTEHF
- the truD gene encoding tRNA pseudouridine(13) synthase TruD yields the protein MEKQNIFNKIYILNHSPINAYFSKNSSDFVVREVPLYEWSGDGEHLIVEIQKKDLTTYDALHLLSEVSGVKMRDFGYAGLKDKEGMTTQFISMPRKFEKTLENFSHEKMKVLSLNCHNNKLRIGHLKGNNFFIKLKKVNPIEAQKLSNALTTLDKIGFANYFGYQRFGKFGDNANEGRAILSGEKKIKNPKISKLMISAYQSDLFNSWLSKRVEISKFCSEFSQKEIADIYKFDKDVIKNLKNQTQFYKLFEGEVLGHYPFGKCFICEDLQNELERFAKRDITSMGLIFGGKTIQAKGLAKHLEDEIFYETTKFMDKLNGTRRFAWSYLDTLEYKYNEDMAQFSLSFYLPKGSYATVILEEILHRDIFDDCL